Proteins encoded in a region of the Drosophila sechellia strain sech25 chromosome 2L, ASM438219v1, whole genome shotgun sequence genome:
- the LOC6613668 gene encoding voltage-dependent calcium channel type D subunit alpha-1 isoform X1 — MNTGDRKEQASLTPQQQQSPQQSEQQQPITRHDALDSSSANNKLNHKHNNDKDKDTTSDKNWEAGRDLLPASVVIVDESCATKSQKQPIEPSIVSRSGATSSSQRRRQLQFQRQKEAKLYDRGDGDREREREREASTSTSTSTSASTTTTNTVMGGGELVNCIAYDDNTLVIERKPSPSSPSTSRRYLKAETPTRGSRKYNRKSSAKSDLEVVVVKPEHHHQHRSPTITLPVPANPLTTSASAGSSPTGAGLGAGLGTASGTVLQQSCSALDPPDDPNQPSGTRRRPTSTELALSNVTSQIVNNATYKLDFKQRRRKSNNGGSESGSLTGIATGPATSPAAAGPTSSSGKRRKSSCTSCGGGGISAPPPRLTPEEAWQLQPQNSVTSAGSTNSSFSSGGGRDDNSSYSAVGGDSSSSNSCNCDITGDNSTLHGFGVGDVCSFIADCDDNSEDDDGDPNNQDLSSQTLRTAAIVAAVAAAAKEQAQEQSLADCESFSDRRQDADEDVRIIQDSCGGNNDSLEDVGEVDDNADVVVRKNSRNRPSIRRTCRITEEDDDEDENADYGDFDREDQELDDEEPEGTTIDIDEQEQQHDQGDSAEEEDDDEDVDEYFEEEEDDTQAFSPFYSSSAELIDNFGGGAGKFFNIMDFERGASGGGGFSPNGNGGPGSGDVSRTARYDSGEGDLGGGNNIMGIDSMGIANIPETMNGTTIGPSGAGGQKGGAAAGAAGQKRQQRRGKPQPDRPQRALFCLSVKNPLRALCIRIVEWKPFEFLILLTIFANCIALAVYTPYPGSDSNVTNQTLEKVEYVFLVIFTAECVMKILAYGFVLHNGAYLRNGWNLLDFTIVVIGAISTALSQLMKDAFDVKALRAFRVLRPLRLVSGVPSLQVVLNSILKAMVPLFHIALLVLFVIIIYAIIGLELFSGKLHKACRDEITGEYEENIRPCGVGYQCPPGYKCYGGWDGPNDGITNFDNFGLAMLTVFQCVTLEGWTDVLYSIQDAMGSDWQWMYFISMVILGAFFVMNLILGVLSGEFSKERNKAKNRGDFQKLREKQQIEEDLRGYLDWITQAEDIEPDAVGGLISDGKGKQPNEMDSTENLGEEMPEVQMTESRWRKMKKDFDRVNRRMRRACRKAVKSQAFYWLIIVLVFLNTGVLATEHYGQLDWLDNFQEYTNVFFIGLFTCEMLLKMYSLGFQGYFVSLFNRFDCFVVIGSITETLLTNTGMMPPLGVSVLRCVRLLRVFKVTKYWRSLSNLVASLLNSIQSIASLLLLLFLFIVIFALLGMQVFGGKFNFDGKEEKYRMNFDCFWQALLTVFQIMTGEDWNAVMYVGINAYGGVSSYGALACIYFIILFICGNYILLNVFLAIAVDNLADADSLSEVEKEEEPHDESAQKKSHSPTPTIDGMDDHLSIDIDMEQQELDDEDKMDHETLSDEEVREMCEEEEEDSNSEVSARVTARPRRLSEVSMKKTKKPIPRGSAFFIFSYTNRFRVFCHWLCNHSNFGNIILCCIMFSSAMLAAENPLKANDDLNKVLNKFDYFFTAVFTIELILKLISYGFVLHDGAFCRSAFNLLDLLVVCVSLISLVSSSNAISVVKILRVLRVLRPLRAINRAKGLKHVVQCVIVAVKTIGNIVLVTCLLQFMFAVIGVQLFKGKFFKCTDGSKMTQDECYGTYLVYDDGDVHKPRLREREWSNNRFHFDDVAKGMLTLFTVSTFEGWPGLLYVSIDSNKENGGPIHNFRPIVAAYYIIYIIIIAFFMVNIFVGFVIVTFQNEGEQEYKNCDLDKNQRNCIEFALKAKPVRRYIPKHGIQYKVWWFVTSSSFEYTIFILIMINTVTLAMKFYNQPLWYTELLDALNMIFTAVFALEFVFKLAAFRFKNYFGDAWNVFDFIIVLGSFIDIVYSEIKSKDTSQIAECDIVEGCKSTKKSAGSNLISINFFRLFRVMRLVKLLSKGEGIRTLLWTFIKSFQALPYVALLIVLLFFIYAVVGMQVFGKIALDGGNAITANNNFQTFQQAVLVLFRSATGEAWQEIMMSCSAQPDVKCDMNSDTPGEPCGSSIAYPYFISFYVLCSFLIINLFVAVIMDNFDYLTRDWSILGPHHLDEFIRLWSEYDPDAKGRIKHLDVVTLLRKISPPLGFGKLCPHRMACKRLVSMNMPLNSDGTVLFNATLFAVVRTSLSIKTDGNIDDANSELRATIKQIWKRTNPKLLDQVVPPPGNDDEVTVGKFYATYLIQDYFRRFKKRKEQEGKEGHPDSNTVTLQAGLRTLHEVSPALKRAISGNLDELDQEPEPMHRRHHTLFGSVWSSIRRHGNGTFRRGAKATASQSNGALAIGGSASAALGVGGSSLVLGTVDPAGGDYLYDTLNRSVADGVNNITRNIMQARLAAAGKLQDELQGAGSGGELRTFGESISMRPLAKNGGGAATVAGTLPPEANAINYDNRNRGILLHPYNNVYAPNGALPGHERMIQSTPASPYDQRRLPTSSDMNGLAESLIGGVLAAEGLGKYCDSEFVGTAAREMREALDMTPEEMNLAAHQILSNEHSLSLIGSSNGSIFGGSAGGLGGAGSGGGLGGSSSIRNAFGGSGSGPSSLSPQHQPYSGTLNSPPIPDNRLRRVATVTTTNNNNKSQVSQNNSSSLNVRANANSQMNMSPTAQPVQQQSPQRGLGNPNYSS, encoded by the exons ATGAATACAG GAGACCGTAAGGAGCAAGCCTCGTTAAcaccgcaacagcaacaatcgCCGCAGCAGTCAGAGCAACAGCAACCAATTACCCGACACGATGCCTTGGATAGTTCTAGTGCTAACAATAAACTAAATCATAAACACAATAACGATAAGGATAAGGATACCACTAGCGATAAGAACTGGGAGGCGGGCAGAGATTTATTGCCGGCCAGTGTTGTCATCGTCGATGAATCATGTGCCACGAAAAGTCAGAAACAACCAATCGAGCCGAGCATTGTTTCGCGAAGTGGAGCCACCTCCTCATCGCAACGTCGCCGGCAATTGCAATTCCAGCGGCAAAAGGAGGCCAAACTTTATGACCGTGGAGATGGGGATCGGGAACGCGAACGAGAGCGGGAAGCCTCGACCTCGACCTCAACCTCGACCTccgcctccaccaccaccacgaaTACTGTGATGGGTGGCGGGGAGCTGGTGAACTGTATAGCCTACGATGACAACACCCTGGTCATCGAGAGGAAACCCTCGCCCTCCTCCCCGTCCACCAGCCGGCGTTATCTGAAGGCCGAAACGCCGACGCGTGGCAGTCGAAAGTACAACCGCAAGTCATCGGCGAAAAGTGATTTGGAAGTGGTCGTTGTCAAACCGGAACACCATCATCAGCATCGATCGCCGACGATAACGCTTCCGGTTCCGGCTAACCCACTTACCACATCGGCATCGGCGGGATCCTCGCCCACGGGAGCGGGATTGGGAGCCGGATTGGGAACTGCCTCGGGAACAGTCCTGCAGCAAAG CTGCAGTGCACTTGATCCGCCCGATGATCCGAATCAGCCCAGCGGGACCAGGAGGCGACCCACCAGCACCGAGCTCGCTCTCAGCAACGTCACCAGTCAGATTGTGAACAACGCCACCTACAAGCTAGACTTCAAGCAACGTCgtcgcaaaagcaacaacggAGGCAGTGAGTCAGGATCTCTAACCGGAATAGCCACAGGACCGGCGACAAGTCCCGCAGCAGCAGGACCAACCAGTTCCAGCGGCAAGCGGCGCAAGTCCAGTTGCACATCCTGCGGCGGAGGAGGCATCAGTGCCCCGCCCCCGAGACTAACGCCCGAGGAGGCGTGGCAACTGCAACCACAGAACAGTGTTACCAGTGCCGGCAGCACAAACAGTAGTttcagcagcggcggcggacGCGACGATAATAGTAGTTACAGTGCCGTCGGcggcgacagcagcagcagcaatagtTGCAACTGCGATATCACCGGTGATAACAGTACATTGCATGGTTTTGGCGTCGGCGACGTTTGTAGTTTTATCGCCGATTGTGACGACAATAGCGAGGACGACGACGGCGATCCGAATAACCAGGATCTCAGCTCGCAAACCCTGCGCACAGCGGCCATCGTAGCGGCAGTTGCGGCTGCAGCCAAGGAACAGGCCCAGGAGCAATCGCTCGCCGACTGCGAGAGCTTCAGCGATCGGCGGCAGGATGCCGATGAGGACGTCCGCATCATCCAGGATAGCTGCGGCGGCAACAACGACTCACTCGAAGACGTCGGCGAGGTGGACGACAACGCCGACGTTGTCGTGAGAAAGAACTCGAGGAATCGTCCCTCGATCAGAAGGACATGCAGGATAAccgaggaggacgacgacgaaGACGAGAACGCGGACTACGGTGATTTCGATCGGGAGGATCAAGAGCTAGACGACGAGGAGCCCGAGGGCACCACCATTGACATTGATGAGCAGGAACAGCAGCACGACCAAGGGGATTCCGCTGAAGAGgaagacgacgacgaggacgtCGACGAGTACtttgaggaggaggaggacgacacGCAGGCCTTTTCGCCATTCTACTCCAGTTCCGCGGAGCTAATTGATAATTTTGGTGGCGGTGCGGGCAAGTTCTTCAACATTATGGACTTCGAGCGTGGAGCCTCCGGCGGGGGAGGCTTTTCGCCAAACGGCAACGGTGGTCCCGGCAGCGGAGATGTTTCCCGGACGGCGAGATACGACTCGGGGGAGGGGGATCTGGGCGGTGGCAACAATATCATGG GCATCGATTCTATGGGCATTGCAAACATTCCGGAAACCATGAACGGCACGACAATTGGACCAAGTGGAGCTGGTGGCCAAAAaggtggtgctgctgcaggTGCCGCCGGCCAAAAGAGACAACAGCGCCGTGGAAAACCGCAACCAGACAGACCACAACGAGCATTATTTTGCCTGAGCGTCAAGAATCCCCTGCGAGCCTTGTGCATTCGCATCGTGGAGTGGAA ACCATTTGAGTTCCTTATTTTGTTAACCATTTTTGCCAACTGTATTGCCTTGGCTGTTTACACCCCTTATCCGGGCAGCGATTCAAACGTGACGAATCAAACCTTG GAAAAAGTTGAATATGTATTCCTAGTTATATTCACAGCGGAATGTGTTATGAAAATTTTAGCATATGGTTTTGTGTTACATAATGGTGCATATCTAAGAAATGGATGGAATTTATTAGATTTTACAATTGTAGTTATAGG GGCGATAAGTACTGCACTCTCCCAATTGATGAAGGACGCCTTTGATGTTAAGGCCCTACGTGCCTTTCGAGTGCTACGTCCACTGCGACTTGTATCGGGTGTACCAA GTCTACAGGTTGTGCTGAATTCAATTTTAAAGGCCATGGTGCCACTGTTTCACATTGCACTCCTGGTCCTATTCGTAATCATAATCTATGCAATCATTGGCCTAGAGCTCTTCTCTGGCAAATTGCACAAGGCGTGTCGCGATGAGATCACAG GTGAATACGAAGAAAACATCCGGCCCTGCGGAGTGGGTTACCAGTGTCCACCGGGCTACAAGTGCTACGGCGGATGGGATGGACCAAACGACGGCATCACCAACTTCGACAACTTCGGCCTGGCCATGTTGACGGTGTTCCAGTGCGTCACCCTTGAGGGCTGGACTGATGTCCTATATAGC ATCCAAGATGCAATGGGCAGCGATTGGCAGTGGATGTACTTCATTTCCATGGTTATCCTGGGTGCCTTCTTCGTGATGAATCTGATTCTCGGTGTGTTGTCCGGTGAGTTCTCCAAGGAGCGTAACAAGGCCAAGAACCGCGGCGACTTCCAGAAGCTGCGCGAGAAGCAGCAGATCGAAGAGGATCTGCGGGGCTATCTCGATTGGATTACCCAAGCCGAGGACATTGAACCAGACGCCGTTGGAGGTCTGATATCCGATGGCAAGGGCAAGCAGCCCAACGAAATGGATTCCACCGAGAACCTGGGCGAAGAAATGCCCGAGGTCCAAATGACTGAATCACGATGGCGCAAAATGAAGAAGGACTTCGATCGAGTCAATCGCCGAATGCGAAGGGCCTGTCGCAAGGCAGTCAAGTCCCAGGCCTTCTACTGGCTCATCATCGTTTTGGTGTTTCTCAACACAGGTGTCTTGGCCACGGAGCATTATGGCCAGCTGGATTGGCTGGATAATTTCCAGG agtACACCAACGTGTTCTTCATCGGTCTGTTCACCTGCGAAATGTTGTTGAAGATGTACAGCTTGGGCTTTCAGGGCTACTTCGTTTCGCTGTTCAAtcgttttgattgttttgtagTAATTGGCAGCATTACGGAAACCCTGCTAACGAACACGGGAATGATGCCTCCATTGGGTGTCTCCGTGCTGCGTTGTGTACGCCTCCTGAGAGTCTTCAAAGTAACTAA GTACTGGCGGTCTCTCTCAAATCTCGTCGCTTCCCTATTGAACTCTATACAATCGATTGCTTCACTTTTGTTACTGCTCTTCCTATTTATTGTGATATTTGCTCTGCTGGGCATGCAAGTTTTTGGcggtaaatttaattttgatggCAAAGAGGAGAAGTATCGAATGAACTTCGATTGCTTCTGGCAGGCTCTACTCACAGTGTTTCAG ATCATGACTGGTGAGGATTGGAATGCTGTGATGTATGTGGGCATTAATGCCTATGGCGGTGTGTCCTCCTATGGTGCCTTGGCCTGtatttactttattattttgttcaTATGCGGTAACTACATCCTGCTAAACGTGTTCTTGGCCATTGCTGTGGATAATTTGGCCGATGCCGACTCGCTCTCTGAGGTCGAAAAAGAAGAGGAACCT CACGATGAATCTGCTCAGAAGAAGTCTCATAGTCCGACTCCAACAATTGATGGCATGGATGATCATCTCAGCATAGATATCGATATGGAGCAACAGGAACTGGATGATGAAGACAAAAT GGACCATGAAACTCTATCAGACGAGGAAGTCCGTGAAATGTGtgaggaggaagaggaag ACTCCAATTCCGAAGTATCAGCACGTGTCACTGCACGACCCCGGCGATTATCCGAAGTCAGCATGAAGAAGACTAAAAAGCCCATCCCGCGAGGCAGTGcctttttcattttcagttaCACGAACAG ATTTCGCGTCTTCTGCCACTGGCTTTGCAATCACAGCAATTTCGGCAACATTATCCTGTGTTGCATTATGTTTTCATCGGCTATGTTGGCAGCAGAGAATCCTCTGAAAGCCAATGATGACCTGAATAAA GTGCTCaataaatttgattattttttcaCGGCAGTTTTCACAATAGAACTGATTCTGAAATTGATTTCATACGGCTTCGTATTACACGACGGAGCCTTTTGCAGATCCGCATTTAATCTATTAGATTTACTTGTGGTCTGCGTGTCATTGATATCTCTAGTGTCCAG TTCGAATGCGATTTCAGTCGTGAAAATTCTACGTGTGCTCCGTGTTTTAAGGCCACTCAGAGCCATTAATCGTGCCAAGGGACTGAAG CATGTTGTTCAATGTGTCATAGTCGCTGTTAAGACTATCGGAAATATTGTGCTCGTCACATGCCTACTGCAGTTCATGTTTGCCGTAATAGGAGTCCAATTGTTTAAG GGCAAGTTTTTCAAGTGCACAGATGGTTCCAAAATGACTCAAGATGAATGCTA CGGAACCTATTTGGTCTATGATGATGGCGATGTTCATAAGCCGCGACTCAGGGAACGGGAATGGAGTAACAATCGCTTCCATTTCGATGATGTGGCCAAGGGCATGTTGACATTATTCACGGTGTCCACCTTTGAGGGTTGGCCAGG TTTACTGTATGTTTCAATTGATTCGAATAAGGAAAACGGCGGTCCAATACACAACTTCCGTCCGATCGTAGCTGCCTACTATATAAtctacattattattattgcctTCTTCATGGTGAACATATTCGTCGGTTTCGTTATCGTCACTTTCCAAAATGAGGGTGAACAGGAATATAAGAATTGTGATCTGGATAAAAATCAGCGCAATTGCATAGAGTTTGCCTTGAAAGCGAAACCCGTTAGACGCTATATACCCAAGCATGGTATACAATATAAGGTCTGGTGGTTCGTCACGTCATCATCCTTCGAGTACACAATATTCATACTGATCATGATAAACACGGTAACACTGGCTATGAAGTTTTATAATCAGCCGTTGTGGTACACGGAACTTTTAGATGCTTTGAATATGATATTTACGGCGGTGTTTGCTttggaatttgtttttaaattagcCGCGTTTCGATTTAAG AACTACTTTGGAGATGCCTGGAACGTCTTCGATTTTATCATCGTTTTAGGCAGTTTCATTGACATTGTCTACTCCGAAATTAAG AGCAAGGATACCTCTCAGATAGCAGAATGCGACATTGTAGAGGGCTGCAAATCCACCAAGAAATCA GCTGGTTCAAATTTAATATCCATCAATTTCTTCCGACTGTTCCGTGTGATGCGACTCGTCAAGCTACTCAGCAAAGGCGAAGGCATTCGAACATTACTGTGGACTTTTATTAAATCCTTCCAAGCACTTCCATATGTAGCCCTGCTAATTGTGCTTCTATTTTTCATTTATGCAGTTGTGGGGATGCAG GTTTTCGGCAAAATTGCTCTAGATGGTGGCAACGCCATCACGGCCAATAACAATTTCCAAACGTTCCAGCAGGCTGTTTTAGTACTCTTCCGATCGGCCACCGGAGAAGCTTGGCAGGAAATTATGATGTCCTGCTCGGCGCAACCGGATGTGAAGTGCGATATGAATTCAGATACGCCGGGAGAACCATGCGGTTCCTCAATAGCCTATCCCTACTTTATTTCCTTCTATGTTCTCTGCTCGTTTTTG ATCATTAATCTTTTCGTGGCCGTCATTATGGACAACTTTGACTATCTGACTCGGGATTGGTCCATTTTGGGTCCCCATCACCTGGACGAGTTTATTCGTCTTTGGAGCGAGTACGATCCGGACGCCAAGGGGCGCATCAAACACTTGGATGTGGTCACATTGCTGAGAAAGATCTCCCCACCACTTGGCTTCGGCAAACTGTGTCCACATAGAATGGCCTGCAAGCGACTGGTTTCCATGAACATGCCCCTCAACTCAGATGGAACGGTTCTCTTCAATGCCACACTGTTTGCGGTGGTCCGCACTTCGCTGAGCATCAAAACTGATGGTAACATCGATGATGCCAACTCCGAGCTGCGCGCCACTATCAAGCAGATCTGGAAGCGTACCAATCCGAAGCTTCTGGATCAGGTGGTACCACCGCCGGGCAACGATGACGAGGTGACCGTCGGCAAGTTCTACGCCACATATCTAATTCAGGACTACTTCCGGCGCTTCAAGAAGCGCAAGGAACAGGAGGGCAAGGAGGGTCATCCGGACAGCAATACAGTCACGCTGCAGGCCGGCTTGCGAACCCTACACGAAGTGTCCCCAGCTCTCAAGAGAGCCATCTCGGGCAATCTCGACGAGCTGGACCAGGAGCCGGAGCCCATGCATCGT CGCCACCATACGCTTTTTGGCAGCGTGTGGTCATCGATCCGCCGACATGGAAACGGAACCTTCAGGCGAGGTGCCAAGGCCACTGCTTCGCAGAGCAATGGAGCCTTGGCGATCGGTGGATCAGCTTCCGCAGCCTTGGGTGTGGGCGGTAGCTCACTGGTCCTGGGGACCGTCGATCCCGCTGGCGGGGATTATCTATACGACACCTTGAACCGCAGCGTAGCCGACGGAGTGAACAATATAACGCGGAACATAATGCAGGCACGTTTGGCGGCAGCCGGAAAGCTGCAGGACGAACTGCAGGGGGCAGGGAGTGGCGGAGAGCTAAGGACATTCGGCGAGAGCATATCCATGCGACCGCTGGCGAAAAATGGAGGCGGAGCGGCCACTGTGGCCGGAACACTGCCGCCTGAGGCGAATGCCATTAACTATGA CAACCGCAATCGTGGTATTTTATTGCATCCATATAACAATG TCTACGCACCCAATGGTGCTCTTCCTGGCCACGAACGCATGATCCAATCGACACCAGCTAGTCCCTACGATCAGCGTCGTTTACCAACTTCATCTGATATGAACGGCCTAGCCGAATCATTGATTGGAGGG GTACTCGCCGCTGAGGGATTGGGTAAATACTGCGACTCCGAGTTCGTGGGGACTGCTGCACGGGAGATGCGCGAGGCGCTGGACATGACGCCCGAGGAAATGAACCTGGCCGCCCACCAGATCCTCTCGAACGAGCATTCGCTGAGTCTGATCGGCAGTAGCAATGGGAGCATCTTCGGTGGATCCGCCGGTGGCCTGGGAGGGGCTGGTTCTGGAGGTGGGTTGGGCGGTAGCAGCAGCATTCGCAACGCCTTCGGCGGAAGCGGAAGTGGCCCGTCCTCGCTGTCGCCGCAGCATCAGCCTTACTCGGGCACTCTGAACTCACCACCGATTCCGGATAATCGTCTGAGACGTGTTGCCACAGTCACGaccacaaacaataacaataagtCCCAAGTTAGCCAAAACAACTCGAGTAGCTTAAATGTTAGAGCTAATGCCAATAGCCAAATGAACATGTCACCAACTGCACAACCTGTGCAGCAACAATCGCCGCAAAGAGGACTGGGCAATCCCAACTACTCCTCATAG